A single genomic interval of Dromiciops gliroides isolate mDroGli1 chromosome 1, mDroGli1.pri, whole genome shotgun sequence harbors:
- the LOC122735468 gene encoding transmembrane protein 14A-like, whose amino-acid sequence MSIDWIGFGYASIVAFGGILGYHRKGSIVSLVAGLFFGLLSGYGAYRVSRDPRDIKVSLFTTFFLAMIMGMRFKRSKKLMPAGIVAGLSLLMILRLVLMLT is encoded by the coding sequence ATGAGTATTGACTGGATTGGTTTTGGATATGCTAGCATAGTAGCATTTGGAGGCATTTTGGGATATCATCGCAAAGGAAGCATTGTATCTTTGGTTGctggtcttttctttggcttgtTGTCGGGTTATGGAGCCTACCGTGTGTCCCGTGACCCCCGAGATATCAAAGTGTCACTATTCACGACATTTTTTCTGGCCATGATCATGGGCATGAGGTTCAAGAGATCTAAGAAACTCATGCCAGCAGGGATTGTGGCTGGCCTAAGCCTCTTGATGATTCTGAGACTCGTCTTGATGCTCACATGA